A window of Negativicutes bacterium genomic DNA:
CTTTGCGTCTGACCCTCGGGCGGGAAAATACCGCGGAAGATGTGGATTTTGTTTTACAGGTCATGCCGGAGATTGTCCAGCGCCTGCGTAAAATGTCGCCAATTTATCCGGAAAACCTCAGAAAGTAATTTTGTAAAATTTGAAAGGAGCTTTTATCAATGCAATACACAGAAAAAGTAATGGATCATTTTCAACATCCTCGTAACATGGGGCAGATCGAAAATCCCAGCGGAGTCGGCGAGGTTGGCAACGCCGTCTGCGGCGACATTATGCGGATCTACCTGACGGTGGAAAACAACGTGATTACGGACATTAAATTTCAGACCTATGGCTGCGGCGCAGCGGTTGCGACCACTTCGCAATTAACCGAAATGGTGAAAGGCAAAACATTGGAGGAAGCACTCAAAATCACCAATGCAGATGTTGCTAAGGAATTGGGCGGTCTGCCGCCGGTGAAATTACACTGTTCCAACCTGGCTGCCGACGCTTTGAAGGTTGCCATTGA
This region includes:
- the nifU gene encoding Fe-S cluster assembly scaffold protein NifU codes for the protein MQYTEKVMDHFQHPRNMGQIENPSGVGEVGNAVCGDIMRIYLTVENNVITDIKFQTYGCGAAVATTSQLTEMVKGKTLEEALKITNADVAKELGGLPPVKLHCSNLAADALKVAIENYQQNLKQEKESVKNAESR